The Anopheles merus strain MAF chromosome 2L, AmerM5.1, whole genome shotgun sequence genome has a segment encoding these proteins:
- the LOC121591548 gene encoding ribosome biogenesis regulatory protein homolog, protein MDIVKEVLQQQQQNLQKYKPITVEKALEPTIDVGHMLVSDPNYYDEEQMKADREKYVLDLTRDNVQLLINSIWQLPTERVEESIVAKLPPPKAPLPRARKLPVPKPLTKWEEFAKKKGIKKRTREKKVFDPVLDKWVPTYGYQRYKAEKEKDWVLEVPQNDPYRDMFKEKRDLRLERVAKNEVARMKNIARAKKIATPRTGFVGPETASAKQLITASNIVKASTASVGVFQESLPNEKQARGIGIKELMPGEKRKKKVSTVAGEKRRNLEIVNKVLNKKPKIDIDRAISLQKAEARAEREAEEGGEDGGRTKKKGGKKSKAFSRKKPKGGQGKRNHSKRAVGRKRR, encoded by the exons ATGGATATCGTAAAGGaagtgctgcagcagcagcagcagaatctGCAAAAGTACAAACCGATCACGGTTGAGAAGGCGCTGGAACCGACGATCGATGTGGGCCACATGCTGGTGAGCGATCCGAACTACTACGACGAGGAACAGATGAA AGCGGACCGCGAAAAGTACGTGCTCGATTTGACGCGCGACAATGTGCAGCTTCTGATAAACAGCATCTGGCAGCTGCCGACGGAGCGGGTCGAGGAATCGATCGTTGCTAAGCTACCGCCGCCGAAGGCTCCGTTGCCGCGGGCCCGCAAGCTGCCCGTCCCGAAGCCGCTCACCAAATGGGAGGAGTTTGCCAAAAAGAAGGGCATCAAAAAGCGCACCCGCGagaagaaggtgttcgacccGGTGCTGGACAAATGGGTACCGACCTATGGCTACCAGCGGTACAAGGCCGAGAAGGAGAAGGACTGGGTGCTGGAGGTACCGCAGAACGATCCGTACCGGGACATGTTCAAGGAGAAGCGCGATCTGCGCCTCGAGCGCGTGGCTAAGAATGAGGTGGCGCGCATGAAGAACATTGCCCGGGCGAAGAAAATCGCCACCCCGCGGACCGGTTTCGTCGGTCCCGAGACTGCATCCGCCAAACAG CTCATCACCGCGTCGAACATAGTGAAAGCGTCGACAGCATCGGTGGGAGTGTTCCAGGAGTCGCTGCCAAACGAGAAGCAGGCGCGCGGTATCGGCATCAAGGAGCTGATGCCGGGCGAGAAGCGCAAGAAAAAGGTATCGACCGTTGCCGGCGAAAAGCGGCGCAATCTGGAGATAGTGAATAAGGTGCTGAACAAGAAGCCGAAGATCGACATCGATCGGGCGATCTCGCTACAGAAGGCGGAAGCACGCGCAGA ACGCGAGGCAGAGGAAGGCGGAGAGGACGGTGGAAGGACGAAGAAAAAGGGAGGCAAAAAGTCGAAAGCGTTCAGTCGCAAGAAACCGAAGGGTGGCCAAGGCAAACGAAATCACAGCAAGCGGGCCGTTGGTCGGAAACGTCGTTAA
- the LOC121591552 gene encoding 2-aminoethanethiol dioxygenase: MSTLFARVFRQAWATFEHTGAGDTKFASNLNALRRLVDQLTLADIGLEPSLVATETFQQPTKAPCTYVGVFENDRFAMSVFVLRENYTMPLHDHPQMHGLLRVVSGAVQICSYSEIARRDTVEPRAEGGTLRRHVLVVAEPEKIISSAAGDCAVLTPTERNFHEITAIGGPAAFFDILSPPYNTASQPQYYFYRKVPVPRHLAEMEPLGFGGPDKPSAQEDERPRYVLETIPNPEHYYCDTVHYATPEFMYQQAEGGGGGGGGV; the protein is encoded by the coding sequence ATGAGCACCCTGTTTGCCCGCGTGTTCCGGCAGGCATGGGCCACGTTCGAGCACACCGGAGCGGGGGACACAAAGTTCGCCAGCAATCTGAACGCGCTGCGCCGCCTGGTCGACCAGCTTACGCTGGCGGACATTGGGCTGGAACCGTCGCTCGTCGCGACGGAAACGTTCCAGCAGCCGACCAAGGCGCCCTGCACGTACGTCGGCGTGTTCGAGAACGACCGCTTCGCGATGTCGGTGTTTGTGCTGCGGGAAAACTACACCATGCCGCTGCACGACCACCCCCAGATGCACGGGCTGCTGCGGGTCGTGTCGGGGGCGGTACAGATCTGCAGCTACAGTGAGATCGCGCGCCGCGACACGGTGGAACCGCGGGCCGAGGGCGGCACCCTCCGCCGGCACGTGCTGGTGGTGGCCGAGCCGGAAAAGATTATCAGCTCGGCGGCCGGCGACTGTGCCGTGCTGACGCCGACCGAGCGGAACTTTCACGAGATTACGGCGATCGGGGGCCCGGCCGCCTTCTTCGACATCCTCAGCCCGCCGTACAACACGGCCAGCCAGCCGCAGTACTACTTCTACCGGAAGGTGCCCGTGCCCCGGCATCTGGCCGAGATGGAACCGCTCGGGTTTGGCGGTCCGGACAAACCGTCCGCCCAGGAGGACGAGCGGCCCCGGTACGTGCTGGAGACGATTCCCAACCCGGAACACTACTACTGTGATACGGTGCACTACGCCACGCCGGAGTTTATGTATCAACAGGCAGAAGGTGgaggcggaggaggaggaggcgtTTAA
- the LOC121591550 gene encoding mitochondrial thiamine pyrophosphate carrier-like, whose translation MDREKHRETRYAGLAGGLTGCITRFICQPLDVLKIRLQLQVEPIRSGSSHSKYRSIAQSVACIYREEGLLAFWKGHNPAQVLSLVYGVAQFSFYERFNRVLRELPLLDGHDQARQFLCGACSGSFAALTIMPLDVIRTRLVSQDPGRGYQNALQGLGEIYRHEGVRGLYRGVGPAMLQIAPLAGGQFMFYNLFGTVVKRLEGLSPEAQLPSGELFVCGGLAGLCTKLLVYPLDLTKKRLQIQGFAQSRQTFGQHFVCRHMLHCLVQVGRFEGVRGLYKGLLPSLLKAGCTSAFYFTIYDTLLLLFNSERSFR comes from the coding sequence ATGGATCGCGAAAAGCACCGCGAAACCCGGTACGCCGGGCTGGCGGGCGGATTGACGGGCTGCATCACGCGCTTCATTTGTCAGCCGCTGGACGTGCTGAAGATACGGCTCCAGCTGCAGGTGGAACCGATCCGGTCCGGGTCCAGCCACTCCAAGTACCGCTCGATCGCCCAATCGGTGGCCTGCATCTACCGCGAGGAGGGGCTGCTTGCGTTCTGGAAGGGCCACAACCCGGCCCAGGTGCTCTCGCTCGTGTACGGCGTGGCGCAGTTTTCCTTCTACGAGCGGTTCAATCGAGTGTTGCGCGAGCTGCCCCTGCTGGACGGGCACGACCAGGCACGGCAATTTCTGTGCGGCGCGTGCAGCGGTTCCTTCGCCGCCCTGACCATCATGCCGCTGGACGTGATACGGACGCGGCTGGTCTCGCAGGACCCGGGCCGGGGGTATCAGAACGCGCTGCAGGGCCTGGGGGAGATTTATCGGCACGAGGGCGTCCGGGGGCTGTACCGGGGCGTCGGTCCGGCCATGCTGCAGATTGCCCCGCTGGCTGGTGGTCAGTTTATGTTTTACAATCTGTTCGGTACGGTGGTGAAGCGGTTGGAGGGGCTGTCGCCCGAGGCGCAGCTGCCGTCCGGCGAGCTGTTCGTGTGCGGTGGGCTGGCCGGGCTGTGCACCAAGCTGCTGGTTTATCCGCTCGATCTGACGAAGAAGCGGCTCCAGATACAGGGCTTCGCCCAGAGCCGGCAAACGTTCGGGCAGCACTTTGTCTGCCGCCATATGCTACACTGCCTGGTGCAGGTCGGCCGGTTCGAGGGGGTGCGCGGGCTGTACAAGGGGCTGCTGCCGTCGCTGCTGAAGGCCGGCTGCACGTCCGCGTTTTACTTTACGATTTACGacacactgttgctgctgtttaaCAGCGAACGAAGCTTTAGATAG
- the LOC121591547 gene encoding lariat debranching enzyme, whose product MKIAIEGCAHGELEKIYDLIGSIQDEQNITVDLLICCGDFQSTRNLQDLQCMAVPQKHLDMCSFYKYYSGEKKAPILTLFIGGNHEASNYLQELPYGGWVAPNIYYLGYAGVVDCNGIRIGGISGIYKGHDFLKGRFEFPPYDEGSKRSVYHQRQIDVFRLKQLSPGVDIMLSHDWPRGITRHGNETQLLRFKPAFREDIESNRLGSMPCEELLRKLQPPYWFAAHLHCKFAALVEHPGERCTKFLALDKCLPKRRFLQILDIPTAEDGDGGEAKPVQLKYDLEWLTVLNLTNHLISIRTTNGYMPGEGGGGGERFNFTPSEEEKAKVLERFGNDLTIPDNFVRIAEPYQPNEDGTVDMRSTEQPQAYLNPQTTALCDKLNIDDPLRLAMLMTGHKLNTSTYVDRLCDKEEEVPSKAAARIPNADQLELGDDDDDDEAAEEMEKGIEPLESSPDKPQTPVQPKLSLSSLLPEPKWRQDAHDSDLSTTLNDSTPNCSLLSLPTPQKTGDNDTSILSESALAVNDLNLSSPVQQQEQQQDNPPVKKFKRRNETIYAKDDSD is encoded by the exons ATGAAGATTGCGATCGAAGGATGTGCGCACGGTGAGCTGGAGAAAATATACGACCTGATCGGCTCGATACAGGACGAGCAAAACATTACGGTCGATCTGCTGATATGCTGCGGAGATTTTCAATCCACGCGCAACCTGCAGGATCTGCAGTGTATGGCCGTCCCGCAGAAGCATTTGGATATGTGCAGCTTCTACAA GTACTACAGTGGGGAGAAGAAGGCACCCATCCTAACGCTGTTCATCGGAGGCAACCACGAGGCGTCCAACTATCTGCAGGAGCTACCCTACGGTGGCTGGGTAGCGCCCAACATTTACTACCTCGGCTATGCCGGCGTGGTCGACTGCAACGGCATCCGGATCGGGGGCATTTCAGGCATCTACAAGGGGCACGACTTTCTGAAGGGCCGGTTCGAGTTTCCACCGTACGACGAGGGCAGCAAGCGCAGCGTTTACCACCAGCGCCAGATCGATGTGTTTCGGTTGAAGCAACTTTCGCCCGGTGTCGACATAATGCTGTCGCACGACTGGCCGCGTGGCATTACGCGCCACGGCAACGAGACGCAGCTGCTGCGCTTCAAGCCCGCCTTCCGCGAGGACATCGAGAGCAACCGGCTGGGCAGCATGCCGTGCGAAGAGTTGCTCCGCAAGCTTCAACCACCGTACTGGTTCGCGGCACATTTGCACTGTAAATTTGCGGCCCTCGTGGAACACCCCGGGGAGCGGTGTACAAAATTCCTAGCGCTCGATAAGTGCTTGCCGAAGAGGCGATTTCTGCAAATCCTAGACATTCCGACCGCGGAAGATGGGGACGGTGGCGAGGCGAAACCCGTACAGTTGAAGTACGATCTCGAATGGTTAACGGTACTGAACCTTACGAACCATCTGATCAGCATCCGCACCACCAATGGGTACATGCCGGGTgaaggcggtggtggtggtgaacgcTTCAACTTTACGCCATCGGAGGAAGAGAAAGCGAAGGTGCTGGAACGGTTCGGCAACGATCTGACCATACCGGACAATTTCGTACGAATAGCCGAACCGTATCAACCGAATGAGGATGGTACGGTTGATATGCGGTCGACAGAGCAGCCGCAAGCATATTTAAACCCGCAGACGACGGCCCTTTGCGATAAGCTAAATATTGACGATCCGCTGCGGCTCGCGATGCTGATGACGGGCCACAAGCTCAACACGTCCACGTACGTCGATCGGCTGTGTGATAAGGAGGAGGAGGTACCGAGCAAAGCAGCGGCGCGAATTCCGAATGCCGACCAGCTCGAGCTtggcgacgatgacgatgatgacgaagCAGCTGAGGAGATGGAAAAAGGAATAGAACCATTAGAAAGCTCACCAGACAAACCGCAAACACCGGTACAACCGAAACTGTCGCTTTCCTCCCTATTACCTGAACCGAAATGGCGACAGGATGCGCACGATTCCGACCTGTCGACCACGCTGAATGATTCCACGCCGAACTGCAGCTTACTAAGCTTGCCGACGCCGCAGAAAACCGGGGACAACGATACGTCCATCCTGTCGGAGTCGGCACTAGCGGTGAACGATTTGAATTTGTCCAGCCCGgtacagcagcaggagcagcaacaGGACAATCCGCCCGTGAAGAAGTTTAAGCGAAGAAATGAAACCATCTACGCAAAGGACGATAGTGACTGA
- the LOC121591551 gene encoding ribosome-recycling factor, mitochondrial, with the protein MLRITALLRAASFTALESNGNTIVRAFTKRFICTALRPVRCELPAAPVASLIAAKLQPPPTVRHYAKGKDKKKDKKGAAAKVQINEEQLGGLIDLDGLRTQMEKSLAAMKDDYVKNLSLRSTTGSIETLRITYEGKDYQLQELGQVVRKNPKTLVVNLVAFPQTIPVVLQAIQRSGMNLNPQQDGTTLFIPVPKVTREHREGLAKNAKVLFIKCRDRIKDAQNQSIKKLKKQSNVSEDEAFQAQAQITAIADGFVKEAEKLMELKQAELLGDK; encoded by the coding sequence ATGTTACGAATAACAGCACTGCTGCGAGCGGCCAGCTTTACAGCGCTAGAATCAAACGGTAACACCATCGTTCGTGCCTTCACAAAGCGATTCATCTGCACAGCACTGCGCCCCGTTCGATGTGAACTACCGGCAGCGCCAGTCGCCAGTCTTATCGCAGCAAAACTCCAGCCCCCGCCGACGGTACGACACTACGCCAAGGGCAAGgacaaaaagaaagacaaaaagGGTGCAGCCGCCAAAGTACAGATCAACGAGGAGCAGCTCGGCGGCCTGATCGATCTGGACGGGCTGCGAACGCAGATGGAAAAGAGCCTCGCCGCCATGAAGGACGATTACGTGAAAAATCTCTCGCTCCGGTCTACCACCGGGTCGATCGAAACGCTGCGCATCACGTACGAGGGCAAAGACTATCAGCTGCAGGAGCTGGGGCAGGTGGTGCGCAAAAATCCCAAAACGCTCGTCGTCAATTTGGTGGCCTTCCCGCAAACCATCCCGGTGGTGCTGCAAGCCATCCAGCGCAGCGGCATGAACCTGAACCCGCAGCAGGACGGCACGACGCTGTTCATTCCCGTGCCGAAGGTGACGCGCGAACATCGCGAAGGGTTGGCGAAGAACGCCAAGGTGCTGTTCATCAAGTGCCGCGATCGCATCAAGGACGCCCAGAACCAATCCATCAAGAAGCTAAAGAAGCAGTCCAACGTCTCCGAGGACGAAGCATTTCAGGCGCAGGCACAAATCACCGCCATTGCGGATGGGTTTGTCAAGGAGGCAGAAAAGCTGATGGAGCTCAAGCAGGCGGAACTGCTGGGCGATAAGTAA